The genomic stretch TACCAATGACTTAAAATCTTCCTTTGAAGTACAGGAAAAAGCCATGATCATCAAAACGCTCAATGAGGTAAAACATAATAAATCAAAAGCTGCCAAAATCCTTAATATCGACCGTAAAACGCTCTATAATAAAATCGAAAAATACGGCATAGATTAAAAAAGCAAGCACTACCTATCAAGAAACCTTTGTGAACAACTGAAAATCAGCCAAGATCTGATCCAATACTTCAAGGGTTTCTTTTTTTATTTTTTCAACCATAACCCGCGCATTGGTGGTATTGCCTTCCTTCAGGTCATACTCCAGGCCTCGCGCCAACGTACTTGACTTGATCTTCAACTGTCCTAACCGGCTACCAAGTTTATGTGCTATCTCCAGTAATTGCTCCCAGTCCTGACGCGCACAAGTCTGCCCCAGCTCAACGAGATCGGCGCTGGTACTCGAACAAAAATCGATCAGTACCTCCTTGAGCATCTCCTCATCATTCATGCAGAACTTGGACATGTCCTCTACCGAATACGGTTTGGTCTGTTTAAGGGCATCTTGCTCATTCATCGGGTTTTTAACATTATGGGAAATAGTTTCCAGCTGGAGCACTTTGCCGATCATTTTGACCAAATCAACCTCCTTAAATGGCTTGAGGACAATTGCATCAAACCCTGCATCTGAAAGCTGATCCTTTTCCTTGGCAAACACATTGGCTGTGATCGCAATGGAAGGCAGGTCCTTGTATCCATATTCTCCCCTTACCAACCGTAATGTATCATAACCTGTCACTTCAGGCATCTGCACATCCAACAGGGCCAGATCCAAAGGAACTTGCTCAAATTCGTCCCTGACCTTTATCCCTCCAAGATAGTCATAAACCTTCGCTCCATTACTTTCAAGTAGAAGCTTGGCAAATTTCAACCCCACTGAATCGTCGTCTACCAACAAAACGTTCAGTCCATTCAGGTCATACCAACTGCTCACTTCTTCCACTTTTACCGCTGCTTCAGTTGGTTTCACCGGAATTTCCACCTTAAACTCCGTACCTTCTCCTGGGCTGCTCTCCAGTGCTATCTTACCTTTCAGCAAATCAAGCATCCGCTTGACAATGGCCAAACCAAGGCCGGTCCCGCCGTATCTCCGATTGATCGAGCCATCGCCTTGGTTAAATTCCTTGAAAATATTCTCCTTAAATTCTGCTGACATCCCGATGCCGGTATCCTTGACATTGACCAATAAAAATCCCTTCTCGTAGGCTACTTTCACCGCCACCATCCCCTCTTCGGTAAATTTCAGCGCGTTACTAATCAAATTATTAAGAATCTGCCTGATCCTGAGTTCATCCCCCGAAAACCACTTTTCCTCCGCAATATCTATTGTCCACACAAAATCTATTTGCTTCTCTTTGGCCTTCAATTCGAAGGAATTCTTTATTGCACTAAAAAGTTTTTGGGCATTAAACGGCTCCTTCTCTATGGTGATCTTCCCTGCCTCCAATTTGGAAAGATCCAATATATCATCGACGATGCCAGAAAGGGTTTCAGCAGCAAATCCTACCATGTTAACATAGTCTTCCTGATCCTTGGTCATGGAAGTCTTGCGGATGGCTTCGTTGTAGCCTTGGATAGCATGAAGGGGGTTTCTGATTTCATGGCTCATATTGGCCAGAAAGTTCTGTTTGGCCTTGGCCAATTTATCAGACCTTACCTTGGCGCGCTCGAGCTCGAAACGCTTGCTCTCATCTTTATTGATTTCAGTGATGATACTGTAGATAAAAGCTGATGATCCCACTATCCCCACAAAAATAATTACGCCCAGCAATATGGCCACATCAAATGCCAGATCGTAAAGGGAAGCATTTTTCTGCTCCACTTCGGCCAATGCATCATATTGGAGGTTAGAAATGACCGTCTGTGTATCTTCGATCAGTGCCCGGTTCTTTTCGTTAAGCTCTTTTTCAAGCTGGGCCAGATTGGACCGGAGATGCTGCTCTTCATAATTGATATTTACCAAAAACTGTTTTACCGCATATAAAACCGAAT from Echinicola soli encodes the following:
- a CDS encoding hybrid sensor histidine kinase/response regulator, which codes for MKSTETTHKARKKVIIGFMLAIMLVLSVGAVTYFSLNRLLGTVETLSEPSDRIQELNALLADVYQLDKVKGNFETENDTSVAVNYLDKIEKKLNYLEQFANDTAELNHLKQINYNINELVVVYNGLREVKHNLINRNFSREALKNLETKIKRQEEINRLQNLGKIRFDHKIRRAKGRLDSPAQKKVSAEEKFKDGNLMTEAEVENLRDMFQQFRPKVDEQDTVNEANTSYSDSVLYAVKQFLVNINYEEQHLRSNLAQLEKELNEKNRALIEDTQTVISNLQYDALAEVEQKNASLYDLAFDVAILLGVIIFVGIVGSSAFIYSIITEINKDESKRFELERAKVRSDKLAKAKQNFLANMSHEIRNPLHAIQGYNEAIRKTSMTKDQEDYVNMVGFAAETLSGIVDDILDLSKLEAGKITIEKEPFNAQKLFSAIKNSFELKAKEKQIDFVWTIDIAEEKWFSGDELRIRQILNNLISNALKFTEEGMVAVKVAYEKGFLLVNVKDTGIGMSAEFKENIFKEFNQGDGSINRRYGGTGLGLAIVKRMLDLLKGKIALESSPGEGTEFKVEIPVKPTEAAVKVEEVSSWYDLNGLNVLLVDDDSVGLKFAKLLLESNGAKVYDYLGGIKVRDEFEQVPLDLALLDVQMPEVTGYDTLRLVRGEYGYKDLPSIAITANVFAKEKDQLSDAGFDAIVLKPFKEVDLVKMIGKVLQLETISHNVKNPMNEQDALKQTKPYSVEDMSKFCMNDEEMLKEVLIDFCSSTSADLVELGQTCARQDWEQLLEIAHKLGSRLGQLKIKSSTLARGLEYDLKEGNTTNARVMVEKIKKETLEVLDQILADFQLFTKVS